The following coding sequences are from one Maniola hyperantus chromosome 7, iAphHyp1.2, whole genome shotgun sequence window:
- the LOC138402616 gene encoding uncharacterized protein codes for MGGLEAGRRPRRGAALRDGGGRPHRGLVLHVRVAALRVSQCHAALPPVRQPRPRKFPYKTPRHSTIASGTIWAASKLEGDRGAARRFATVAGGRIAGSSSMCASQRCECRSATLHCRPCANHDPLELSFWNSDDIDELIDMAMDPPNLPSFR; via the exons ATGGGCGGCCTCGAAGCTGGAAGGCgaccgcggcgcggcgcggcgcttcgcgaCGGTGGCGGGCGGCCGCATCGCGGGCTCGTCCTCCATGTGCGCGTCGCAGCGCTGCGAGTGTCGCAGTGCCACGCTGCACTGCCGCCCGTGCGCCAACCACGACCCCGTAAGTTTCCTTACAAAACGCCACGTCACTCAACTATTGCATCGGGTACAATATGGGCGGCCTCGAAGCTGGAAGGCgaccgcggcgcggcgcggcgcttcgcgaCGGTGGCGGGCGGCCGCATCGCGGGCTCGTCCTCCATGTGCGCGTCGCAGCGCTGCGAGTGTCGCAGTGCCACGCTGCACTGCCGCCCGTGCGCCAACCACGACCCC TTGGAGTTGTCGTTCTGGAACTCGGACGACATCGACGAACTGATAGACATGGCGATGGACCCGCCCAACCTGCCTTCGTTTAGATAA